The following proteins are encoded in a genomic region of Candidatus Hydrogenedentota bacterium:
- a CDS encoding SGNH/GDSL hydrolase family protein translates to MCAITALTVFVTEAPVMAAQKDESAPAKVHPRKVLFLGNSITLHGPKEDIGWTGNWGMAATAEEKDYVHLVTKALTDRSGAAPETLVKNIADFERQYATFDINAGLKDALDFKADLVILAIGENVAELTSPDVQTKFKDAFKKLIETLQTRSHPRIVVRSCFPLMKAKDAALKQAADETGVTYVDLSPLTPDESNYARSERTIAHSGVGGHPGDKGMQRIAEAILKAIE, encoded by the coding sequence ATGTGCGCCATAACGGCACTAACCGTCTTCGTCACCGAAGCCCCCGTTATGGCCGCCCAGAAGGACGAAAGTGCCCCGGCAAAGGTGCATCCACGCAAGGTTCTTTTTCTCGGCAACAGCATTACCCTCCACGGCCCCAAAGAAGACATCGGTTGGACCGGCAACTGGGGCATGGCCGCCACCGCCGAAGAGAAAGACTACGTCCACCTTGTGACGAAAGCCCTCACGGACCGCTCCGGAGCCGCACCCGAAACCCTCGTCAAGAACATCGCCGACTTCGAGCGCCAGTACGCCACCTTCGATATCAATGCCGGACTCAAAGATGCGCTTGATTTCAAGGCCGACCTCGTCATTCTCGCGATTGGCGAAAACGTCGCCGAGTTGACGTCCCCCGACGTACAGACCAAGTTCAAGGACGCCTTCAAGAAGTTGATCGAGACTCTCCAAACCCGCAGCCACCCCAGGATTGTGGTCCGCAGTTGCTTCCCTCTCATGAAGGCCAAAGACGCCGCCCTCAAACAGGCCGCAGACGAAACCGGAGTCACCTACGTCGACCTGAGCCCCCTCACCCCTGACGAATCCAACTACGCCCGCTCCGAACGCACCATCGCCCACTCCGGCGTCGGCGGCCATCCCGGAGACAAAGGCATGCAGCGAATCGCGGAGGCGATACTGAAGGCGATTGAGTAA